The Xylophilus rhododendri region GTCGATCACCTGGCGGCCGCGCCGCGAAAGGCGCGCGGCGACCGCCGGCGCACCATGGGTGCTGGCCATCGCGGCGCGCGGCAGCGAAGGCGGGTCGGGTATGCGGTCGGCCACATAGGTGCCGCTGCCGGTCAGGCCCTTGGCATAACCCTCGGCCATCAGCTGCTCGTAGGCATGCATCACCGTGTTGCGCGAGATGCCCAGCTGCGCCGCCAGGTCGCGCGAGGGCGGCAGGCGGCTGGCGGCCGGCAGGCTGGCGTCGTGGATCGCGCCGCGCAGGCATTCGTAGAGCATGCGGTTGATGGCGCCGTCGGGCCGCGCCTTGCGCTCGGCTTCCAGCCGCTGGGCCAGCAGGTCGACACTGATCGGTTTCAATTGGCACCATCCATCCGGTGAAAGCGGAACTGGATTATAGGACCGCTTGGGCCTGTAATCGGGGCCGCATCCTTCCCCTCATTCCACCCTGACGAGCATCGCCATGAACAACCAGCAAATCGAACAACGCCGCATCGCCGCCGCTCCCCGTGGCGTGGGCGTCATGTGCAACTTCTACGCGGACCGCGCCGAGAACGCCACCGTCTGGGACGTGGAAGGCCGCGCCTACACCGACTTCGCCGCCGGCATCGCGGTGCTCAACACCGGCCACCGCCATCCCAAGGTGATCGCCGCCATCCAGGCGCAGCTCGACCGCTTCACCCACACCTCCTACCAGATCGTGCCCTACGAAAGCGCGGTGTCGCTGCTGGAGCGCATCAACGCGGTCGCGCCCATCGCCGGCCCCAAGAAGAGCGCGCTCTTCACCACCGGCGCCGAGGCGGTCGAGAACGCCATCAAGATCGCCCGTTCCTACACCGGCCGCCCGGGCATCGTGGCCTTCGGCGGCGGCTTCCACGGCCGCACCATGATGGGCCTGGCGCTGACCGGCAAGGTCGCGCCCTACAAGATCGGCTTCGGTCCCTTCCCGGGCGATGTCTACCACCTGCCCTTCCCCAACGCCGTGCACGGCGTGAGCGTGGCCGACAGCCTGGAGGCGCTGACCCAGCTCTTCAAGTGCGACATCGAGGCCAGCCGCGTGGCCGCGATCATCATCGAGCCGGTGCAGGGCGAAGGCGGCTTCAACATCGCGCCAGCCGAACTCATGGTGAAGCTGCGCGAGGTGTGCGATGCCAACGGCATCCTGCTGATCGCCGACGAGGTGCAGACCGGTTTCGGCCGCACCGGCAAGATGTTCGCGATGGAGCACCACACCGTGAAGCCCGACATCGTGACCATGGCCAAGAGCCTGGCCGGCGGCATGCCGCTGTCGGCTGTCTGCGGCCGCGCCGAGGTGATGGACGCACCCGCGCCCGGCGGCCTGGGCGGCACCTATGCCGGCAACCCGCTGGCCGTGGCCGCCTCGCATGCGGTGATCGATGCGATCCAGGAAGAGAAGCTGCTGGAGCGTTCGGTCAAGCTCGGCGCCCGCCTGCAGGAATACCTGGCCGACTGGCGTGAACGCAGCCCGCTGATCGCCGATGTGCGCGGCCTGGGCTCGATGGTGGCGATGGAGTTCGTCGGCACCGACGGCAAGCCCAGCGCGGCCCTGGTCGCCAAGGTGCAGCAGGAAGCCCTGTCGCGCGGCCTGCTGCTGCTGAGTTGCGGTGTGTACGGCAACGTGATCCGTTTCCTCTACCCGCTGACGATTCCCGAAGACCAGTTCGAAGCCGCCCTGGTGACCCTGGGCGAGGCCCTGGCCGTCGCGCTCGAAACCACCGTCGCCGCCTGAGGAACACGCCATGGACATGAAGACCTCGCCGCTGGCCCTGCTCAACGACCCGAGCCTGCTCAAGACCGATGCGCTGATCGACGGCCAGTGGGTCAAGGGCGCCGCCCGCTTCGATGTGAACGATCCGGCCACCGGCCTGAAGCTCGCCGACGTGCCCAACCTGGGCGCAGCCGATGCCGAGTACGCGATCAACGCCGCCAACGCCGCCTGGCCCGCCTGGCGCGCCAAGACCGGCAAGCAGCGCCACGCCATCCTGCTCAAGTGGTTCGAGCTGTTGATGGCCAACCAGGAAGACCTGGGCCGCATCATGACCGCCGAGCAGGGCAAGCCCTTCGCCGAGGCCAAGGGTGAGGTCAGCTACGCGGCCAGCTTCGTCGAATGGTTCGCGGAAGAAGCAAAGCGCATCAACGGCGAGGCCCTGCCGCAGTTCGACAACAACCGGCGCCTGCTGGTGCTCAAGCAATCCGTCGGCGTCTGCGCCGCGATCACGCCCTGGAACTTCCCCCTGGCCATGATCACCCGCAAGGTCGCACCCGCGCTGGCCGCCGGCTGCCCCGTCGTCATCAAGCCAGCCGAGCTGACCCCGCTGACCGCGCTCGCCGCAGCCGAACTGGCCGTGCGCGCCGGCATCCCGGCGGGTGTGCTCAACCTGCTGACCGCCGACAGCGAGAACTCGATCGCCATCGGCAAGGTGCTCTGCGCCTCGGACATCGTGCGCCACATCAGCTTCACCGGCTCCACCGAAGTGGGCCGCATCCTGATGGCGCAGAGCGCGCCCACCGTCAAGAAGATGTCGCTGGAACTGGGCGGCAACGCACCCTTCATCGTCTTCAATGACGCCGACATCGATTCGGCCGTGGAAGGCGCCATCGCCAGCAAGTACCGCAATGCCGGCCAGACCTGCGTCTGCGCCAACCGGCTGTATGTGCAGGACGGCGTGTACGAGCAGTTCATCGAGAAGTTCTCGGCCAAGGTCAAGAGCCTGAAGGTGGGCAACGGTTTCGACGAGGGCGTGGTGCAGGGCCCGCTGATCGAGCCGGCGGCCATCGCCAAGGTGCAGAAGCATCTGGACGATGCGCTGGCCAAGGGCGCGCGCATCACCGCGGGCGGCGAGAAGATGGAAGGCCAGTTCTTCCAGCCGACCGTGGTGGCCGATGCCACGCCCGACATGCTGTGCGCCCGCGAAGAGACCTTCGGTCCCTTCGCTCCGGTCTTCCGTTTCAAGGAAGAGCAGGAAGCCATCGACGCGGCCAACAACACCGAGTTCGGCCTGGCCAGCTACTTCTACAGCCGCGACGTGGGCCGCATCTTCCGCGTGGCCGAGGCGCTGGAGTACGGCATGGTGGGCATCAACGCGGGCGTGATCGCCACCGAGCACGTGCCCTTCGGCGGCGTCAAGCAATCGGGCCTGGGCCGCGAGGGTTCGCACCACGGCATCGACGACTATGTCGAGCTGAAGTACCTCTGCCTGGGCGATATCCAGCAGTAGTACAGCCTCAGTCGTCGGTGTCGCCCGCCCCTTGCGGGCTGCTTGCCGGTCCCGCATAGGCCGACAGCCCGAGGGACTGCCGCAAGGTATCGATGCCCCTCTGGAACTCGTCGGCCGGCGTGTCCGAGTCGAGCTTGGCCAGGATGCCGGCGCGCAGGATGGCCCGCGCCGCATCCACACGCCTGGCCATGCCGGGCTGCGGTGGCGGGGCCACCTCGTTGCCGAGCAGCGTCGTCGATTCCTTGAGGTCGTGGCAGAAGGAATGCAGCAGCACGAGATTGCGGCGCAGGCTGGCGATCTCGCCATTGCTGTGGGTCTTGCCGGTGGTCTTGTCCACCTCGGTTTCGTAGCTGCGCATGACCTGGCTGAAGTAGGCCGCGTGCCGGTGGGGATTGACGTCGGGATCGATGCAGACATCCAGGTAGCGCCGGTAGACCTTGGCGCGATAAGCCTTGTCCGCCAGCCTGGCGGTGAGCCCGGTGAGTTGCGCGGCGATGGCTCCGTATTCGGCGATGGGCGGGGCGCCATCGACCAGCTCCCGCAACTCGGACAGCCGCATCTCGGTCTGCGCCAGCAGGATGAAGGAGCTCCATTCGGGGCGGTCCTGCTTGAGCTGTTGCGCGCTCTTGACCAGGATGCGTGCGTAGCGCATCACGTGATCGAGCTTGGCGGCGAAGTCGGCGAGCTGGCCGGCATCCGGCCGCAGGCCGGTGTGCTCGTCGATGCGGCGGCTGAATGCGGTCGTCACCCGCTTGTGGAAATCCTCGCGCAGCGGGCCGGCGTGGGGATCGTCGGGGTCGAGCACCTCACCCATGCACATGCCCATGTACTGCCTGAACAGCTGGTCGGGATGGCGGATCAGGTAGGCGGGTCCGCCCGTCGGGGCCTTGGTGCTGGCGGTGACGCTCGCCTTGCGCAAGGCCATCGGTGTGGCCGCGCTGGCGGTCTCGGTTTCGATATCGGTGTTGGTGTTGGTATCGGGCTGCTGGAAGTTCTCGGCGAACGCGTCGGGATGGATGGGCGGCGGGTCGCCCAGCTGGTGACCCAGTCCCTGCAGCACGCCGTCTCCGGTGCCTTCGTTGCGGGTGACACGGGGCATCCCCGCCGCGAACGCCAGGCCCGCCGTCAGGGCGAGGAATCGCGTGAGCGAGCTTGCGAAATCGATCTTCATGCCAGGCCTCCATCCTCGGGTTGTGATGACCCGGCCAGATTAGGTGGCGCCGTCAGGGGCTTCTGCGGAGCATGGCGAACGGCCGGCCGTGACCGCGCAAAATGGCCATCTCATCCCAGCACGTTTCAGGAGCCCCCATGCAGGAGCAATTCAAGGTCGAAGGCATGAGCTGCCAGCATTGCGTCAAGGCCGTCACCCAGGCCATCCAGGACCTCGATCCCGACGCGCAGGTCAAGATCGACCTGCCCAGCGGCCGGGTCGATGTCAGCGCCGCCAGCCCGCGCGAGGAGATCCGCCAGGCGATCCAGGAGGCGGGCTACCAGGCGGCCTGAATCAGAAGGGCGCGTCGTCGTCGCTGTGCGGGGCCTGGGCTTCGGCCGGCGTCACCTTCGAGGAGGTGACGGCTGCCGTCGGCGTGGCCGCCGGGGCGCCGTCCAGCGCCGCGGGCATGCCGCCGGCCGGCATTTCGCCGCCCAGGGCTTCCAGCAGCTCGGGCAGCAGCTGGCCCAGCTCGCCGGTGGAGATGGCCGCATCGGCATCGAAGCCGTCTTCCTTCTTGTTGGCGCCGCCGCCTTCGAACACGCCTTCGAGGAAGGTGATCTTTTTCAGCTGCAGGCCTTCGGTCAGCACGAAGGCGACGCGGTCCTGCCAGGTCAGCGCCAGGCGGGTGGGCAGCTTGCCCTGCTCGATATGGCCGCGGATCTCCTCGATGTCCAGCGGATGGCGGGCGTAGCGCACCACCGCCTTGGATTCGTCGGAAGCCTTCAGCTCGCATTCGCGGTCGACGGAAAAGCCCGCGGGCGGCTCCTGGCTGATCAGCCAGTCCGACATCGCGGCCTGCGCGCTCTGCTGGGTGTAGAGCGGCACCACGGTGATGCCGGGCAGGGCATCGACCAGGGCGGTCACCACCTCGTCGGCACGGGCGTTGGCAGAGGTGCCGACCACCAGCCAGCCGTCCTGCGGATCCAGCCACACCGGCGTGGCGCCCTGGCGGGTGAAGGCCATGGGCAGCAGCTGCAGCAGAACGTCTTCCTTGAGTTCCTTGGCTTCCTTGCGGCCGGGCTTGCGGCCGGTTTCCTTCTCGATCTGGGCGATGCGCTCCTCGAGCTTGCGGCGCACCACGGTGCCGGGCACGACCTTGGCCTCGACCATGAACTTCATGATCCATTGGCCGCCGATGGATTCGACCAGCGGCGCATGGGCTTCGCCACGCGGCTCGACCCAGCCGGCCGAACGTTCCTGCGAGGCGCCGCAGGGCGCGAAGCGGGCCTTGTCCAGGCCTTCTTCCAGTTTCAACAGGGCATCGCCCTCGGGTGGGGTGATGCGGTAGACGATGAGGTTCTTGAACACTTTGCGGACTCGCTGGCAGCGGCGCCGCCCGCCAGGGACGGCCCCATGAAAAACGCGGCTCGATCGCCGCTTGCCGCCTATTGTCGGTGCAGCGCGGGAGGTCCGGGATTTACACGCGCCTCACCTGCGTCGCACGCTGGCATTACATGCGCGCCGGACACTGGCTACCAACCTGATGCCCGGTATGGCAGCAGGGGTCTTCGAAAGGAAACTCTCATGCAAACCGCAATCCGCACCATCCTCCTGACCGGCCTGCTGGCCAGCGCCGGTATCGGCTCCGCCTTCGCCCAGACCAGCCCCGCACCGGCCACCCAGACGGCGCCCTCGGCCGGCCCGCGCGGCGAACACCGCGGCGGCCCGGAAGGCCGCTTCGATCCGGCCCAACGCGAAGCCCGCATGCAAAAGCATTTCGCGGAACTCAAGACCAAGCTGCGCATCACGCCGCAGCAGGAAGGCGCCTGGACGGCCTTCACCACCGCCATGCGTCCGCCCGAAGGCGGCATGCGCGGCATGAAGGGCGAACGCGAGGAATTCGCCAAGCTGACGACGCCGCAGCGCATCGACCGCATGCGTGAAATGCGCGCCGTCCGCCAGGCCGAGGCCGACAAGCGCGGCGACGCGATCAAGACCTTCTACGCATCGCTCAACCCGGCCCAGCAGCAGACCTTCGATGCGCTGCCGCCGCCGCACTTCGGTGGCCATCGTTTCGGCCCCGGCGGACATGAAGGCCATGGCCCGCGCGGTCCGCGCGGACCGATGGGCCAGGGCGAAGCAACGCCCCCGCCGCCGGCACGCTGATATGGCCGGCACCAAGTAAAAAAGGGACCTCGCGGTCCCTTTTTTTATGTGCAAGCCGAAGGGCTTACGGACGGGCGGTCTTCTCGCCGGTGGCGATGCCCTGCTTGGTGTGCACGGCAGCACGGGCGCCCGGCACGCCGGCATCCTTGGTGGTCGTGCCCATGCCGCTGACGGCGGGGTTCTCGGCGGCCGGGCGGCCGTTGGGCTGGCCGGTCGGGCCGGTGGTGCTGGCTTCGCCGGCGGCGACCGTCTTGTTCTTGCTCATCTTGTTGGCCATGGTCGCCTCGCTCTTGACTTCGGCACGGGTGGTGTCGGAGGTCATGGGCGACTTGTCGGGGCCGTTGATCTGGCCCTGCACCTTGGTGGTGGCGGCGCCGCCGGCGGTGGTGGTGGGCACCTGGGCCGATGCGATGGAAGCCAGGCCCATCAGGCCGGCGATCAGGACGGTGGATTTGATTGCGTTCATGGTGCGAGTTCCTTCGTGTTGTGTGCCCGGCGAACCGGACGGACTGACTTCAAGTCCCTGCTGTTTTGCCGTTGTGTCGGGACTTGTATCTACAGTACGTAGCGCCCCGGCCACAAAGCGAAGGAAGGTGCGCCCGAGGGTTGTAGGACTTCGACGCGACGAGCCCATCGCATTTTTGGCAAGATGGCAATGCTGCCTACACTTGGTCGCACTACTTTTCTTTGCCACTGCTTTTGCGGCACGCCATGATCCATTTTTCCCTTCTCTCCATTGCCTCGGCCCTGGCCCTGGCAGCCGTCGCCCCACTGGCCCATGCGGACGCTTCCGCATCCAACGGCATCTATCTCCAGTACGGCAAGGCCGGCAGCGACAGCAACACCAATGCCTACACCCTGGGCGTGACCAAGCCCATGGACTGGTTCGGCTCGCGCACCCTGTGGGGCACGCAGGCCACCGGCTTCTGGGACCTGTACGGCACCTATCACGTGTCCGACCGCAACAACGGCGGCGAGTACAAGACCTGGCTGGCCGGCCTGACCCCGACCTTCCGCCTGCGTTTCGACGAAGGCCGCTCCAACTGGTTCGTGGATGGCGGCGTGGGTGTGTCCTATACCGACGTGCTCTACCGCAGCAATGCCGGCAAGGAGTTCAGCACCCGCTTCAACTTCGGCAGCCACGTGGCACTGGGCTACACCTTCGGCGCGCAGCGCGAACAGGAAATCTCGGTGAGCTTCCTGCACTACTCCAACGCCAGCATCAAGAAGCCCAACCCGGGCGAGAACTACGTGCAGCTGCGCTACGCGCATTCGTTCTGATCGCCTGAGGCGCGCGGAGCGGCGCGGGGAAATCGGGTCCCGTCCTACGGTCCCCGCCCGGTGCCGCCCGGAGAATGCATCGTCAGAATGGGCGCTTTCGCCCGCAGGGACGCGCATCCATGGCCGCAGAACAAGAGCCGTTCACCTTCAAGGTGCTGACGGTCAACATCCACAAGGGTTTCACCACCTTCAACCGCCGCTTCATGCTGCATGAGCTGCGCGATGCCGTGCGTTCGGTCTCGGCCGACGTGGTGTTCCTGCAAGAGGTGCTGGGCACGCATGCCAAGCATTCGGACCGGCACGCCAACTTTCCGCAGAACCCGCACTACGAGTTCCTGGCCGACGAGATCTGGCACCAGTTCGCCTATGGCCGCAATGCGGTCTACGACAACGGGCACCACGGCAATGCGCTGCTGTCGAAGTTCCCCATCGTCCACTACCAGAACCACGATGTGTCCATCGCCGGCCCGGAGCGGCGCGGCGTGCTGCACTGCGTGCTGCGCATTCCCGGCCGAGAGACCGATGTGCATGCGATCTGCGTGCACCTGGGCCTGGCCGAGAACCACCGGCGCCAGCAGCTGATGCGCATCAACGATCTGGTCAACAACGACATCCCCAAGGGTGCTCCGGTGGTGCTGGCCGGCGACTTCAACGACTGGCGCGGCCGCGCCCACGAGATCCTCGACAAGGGCTGCGGCCTGCACGAGGTCTTCATCCAGGCCAACGGCGAAGCCGCCCGCACCTTCCCGGCCAAGATGCCGGTGCTGCGGCTGGACCGCATCTATGTGCGCAATGCCGATGCGCATGCGCCCATCGTGCTGCCCAAGAAGCCCTGGTCCACGCTGTCGGACCATGCGCCGCTGGCCGCGGAACTGACGATATGAACGCCGAGGAGGTGTCGGCGGACGCGGGCAAGGGTGGTCGCCGCCTGCGCTGGATCGCCGGCAACGACATCCAGCTGCTGGAGAACGGCGAGGAGTTCTTCCCCCGCGTCTTCGAATGCATCGCCAACGCCCAGCGCGAGGTGGTGCTGGAGACCTTCATCCTGTTCGAGGACAAGGTCGGCAAGGCGCTCCATGCCGCGCTGCTGAAGGCAGCCCGGCGCGGGGTGAAGGTGGATGTGATGGTCGACGGTTTCGGCTCGCCCGACCTGTCGCGCGAGTTCCTCGAATCGCTGACCTCGGCCGGCGTGCGTTTCCGGGTCTACGACCCGGGCCAGCGCATCCTGGGCAAACGGGTCGGCTGGCTGCGCCGCATGCACCGCAAGATCGTGGTGGTCGATGGCGAGCGAGCCTTTGTCGGCGGCATCAACTATTCGGCCGACCACCTGGCCGACTTCGGGCCCGAGGCCAAGCAGGACTACGCGGTGGAGATCACCGGCCCGCTGGTCGGCCATATCCACCGCTTCGCCCTGCATGCGATCGCCATCGGCGGCCAGGGCCGGCGCTGGTTCCGCCGGCGCATCAAGGCCGTGCATTCCGAGGCGATCGCGGCCACCGGCCCGGCCGATGCCTTCTTCGTCACCCGCGACAACCACCGCCACACCAACGACATCGAGCGCCAGTACCGCGCCGCCATCCGCGCCGCGCGGCAGCGGGTGGTGATCGCCAATGCCTATTTCTTTCCCGGCTACCGGCTGATCCAGGAGATGCGCCGGGCGGCGCGGCGCGGCGTGCAGGTCGATCTGATCCTGCAGGGCCAGCCCGACATGCCCATCGTGAAGATCGCCGCCAGCATGCTCTACCACCACCTGCTGCATGCCGGCGTGCGCATCCACGAGTACTGCGACCGGCCGCTGCATGGCAAGGTGGCGGTGATGGACGACAGCTGGGCCACAGTCGGCTCCAGCAACCTCGATCCGCTGAGCCTGTCGCTCAATCTCGAATCCAATGTGGTGATCCGCGACAAGGCCTTCAACCACCATCTGTACGAACGCCTGGCCCACCTGATGCAGCACAGCTGCAAGCGCGTGGAGCGCGAGAACCTGGCGGCCGAATGGAGCGCCTGGCGGCTGGTGCGCAGCTTCTTCGTCTTCCACTTCCTGCGCTGGTATCCGATCGCGGCCACCTGGCTGCCCAATCCGCGCAAACGCGCCATGCCGGTGCAACTGCCGACCACCGGCGAGACGGCCGCCCCCGTGCCGACACGTACCGATGCCGCCTGAGACCACCCGCGCGTTCGCCTGGTCCGACCCGCGCAGCTGGCAGCAGCAGCCCTGGTGGCCCTGGACCAAACGCATCGTCAGCCTGGCCTTCTTCCTGCTGGTGGCCTGGCTGATCGTCAGCCGCGCCCGCACCATCGAATGGGGCAGCGTGTGGTCGTCCCTGAAGGCCATACCGGTTGGCGTGCTGGGCCTGGCCGGGCTGCTGACGGTGCTGACCTATGCGGTGTACTGCTCCTTCGACCTGATAGGCCGCTACTGCTCGCGCCACAAGCTCTCGCACCGGCTGGTGCTGTTCATCACCTTCATCAGCTATGCCTTCAACCTGAACCTGGGAACCATCGTCGGCGGGGTGGCCTTCCGCTACCGGCTGTACGGGCACTACGGGCTGCATGGCGGGCAGATCACGCATGTCACGGCGTTGAGCATGGTGACCAACTGGATCGGCTACTGCGCGCTGGCCGGGCTGGTCTTCCTGCTCTGGCCGCTGCCGATGCCGCCGCAGTGGGACCTGGGCAGCGGCGATGTGCGCTGGCTGGGTGCGGTGGCGCTGGCCATCGCGGTGGCCTATGTCGCGGCCGCCGCCTGGCGTGGCGGGCGCGACGGGCGTGACCTGGTCATCCGTGGCCGCAGGATTTCGCTGCCGGGATGGCGCATCGCGATGCTGCAGGTCGTGCTGTCGTCCATCCACTGGATGCTGATGGCCAGCATCATCTTCGTGCTGCTGCAGGGCAAGGCCGCCTATCCGACGGTGCTGGCCACGCTGCTGGTGGCGGCGATCGCCGGGGTCATCGCACATATCCCGGCCGGCCTGGGCGTGACCGAGGCGGTGTTCGTGGCGCTGATGGGGCACCAGGTGGACCATGGGCCGCTGCTGGCCGCGCTGCTGGGCTATCGCGGCATCTACTACATCGCCCCGCTGGCGATCGCCGCGGTGGCGCAGCTGGTGGTGGAATTGCAGCGGCGGCGCGACGCACAGGCCGAGGACGACACCGAAGCCGCTCCACCCCAAAGCCCCGCGCCGCATACGTCTTGACACCTGGAGCCGGTCCGCGACTGTATATTCGTACAGTCATGCAGACAGCCCCCATCTCCCCGCCGCCGAATACACATCCGCTGCAGCGCAAGCTGGCCATCCTGGCCGATGCCGCCAAGTACGACGCTTCCTGCGCCTCCAGCGGCACCAGCAAAC contains the following coding sequences:
- the gabT gene encoding 4-aminobutyrate--2-oxoglutarate transaminase is translated as MNNQQIEQRRIAAAPRGVGVMCNFYADRAENATVWDVEGRAYTDFAAGIAVLNTGHRHPKVIAAIQAQLDRFTHTSYQIVPYESAVSLLERINAVAPIAGPKKSALFTTGAEAVENAIKIARSYTGRPGIVAFGGGFHGRTMMGLALTGKVAPYKIGFGPFPGDVYHLPFPNAVHGVSVADSLEALTQLFKCDIEASRVAAIIIEPVQGEGGFNIAPAELMVKLREVCDANGILLIADEVQTGFGRTGKMFAMEHHTVKPDIVTMAKSLAGGMPLSAVCGRAEVMDAPAPGGLGGTYAGNPLAVAASHAVIDAIQEEKLLERSVKLGARLQEYLADWRERSPLIADVRGLGSMVAMEFVGTDGKPSAALVAKVQQEALSRGLLLLSCGVYGNVIRFLYPLTIPEDQFEAALVTLGEALAVALETTVAA
- a CDS encoding NAD-dependent succinate-semialdehyde dehydrogenase, with the protein product MDMKTSPLALLNDPSLLKTDALIDGQWVKGAARFDVNDPATGLKLADVPNLGAADAEYAINAANAAWPAWRAKTGKQRHAILLKWFELLMANQEDLGRIMTAEQGKPFAEAKGEVSYAASFVEWFAEEAKRINGEALPQFDNNRRLLVLKQSVGVCAAITPWNFPLAMITRKVAPALAAGCPVVIKPAELTPLTALAAAELAVRAGIPAGVLNLLTADSENSIAIGKVLCASDIVRHISFTGSTEVGRILMAQSAPTVKKMSLELGGNAPFIVFNDADIDSAVEGAIASKYRNAGQTCVCANRLYVQDGVYEQFIEKFSAKVKSLKVGNGFDEGVVQGPLIEPAAIAKVQKHLDDALAKGARITAGGEKMEGQFFQPTVVADATPDMLCAREETFGPFAPVFRFKEEQEAIDAANNTEFGLASYFYSRDVGRIFRVAEALEYGMVGINAGVIATEHVPFGGVKQSGLGREGSHHGIDDYVELKYLCLGDIQQ
- a CDS encoding heavy-metal-associated domain-containing protein; the encoded protein is MQEQFKVEGMSCQHCVKAVTQAIQDLDPDAQVKIDLPSGRVDVSAASPREEIRQAIQEAGYQAA
- a CDS encoding recombination-associated protein RdgC, producing the protein MFKNLIVYRITPPEGDALLKLEEGLDKARFAPCGASQERSAGWVEPRGEAHAPLVESIGGQWIMKFMVEAKVVPGTVVRRKLEERIAQIEKETGRKPGRKEAKELKEDVLLQLLPMAFTRQGATPVWLDPQDGWLVVGTSANARADEVVTALVDALPGITVVPLYTQQSAQAAMSDWLISQEPPAGFSVDRECELKASDESKAVVRYARHPLDIEEIRGHIEQGKLPTRLALTWQDRVAFVLTEGLQLKKITFLEGVFEGGGANKKEDGFDADAAISTGELGQLLPELLEALGGEMPAGGMPAALDGAPAATPTAAVTSSKVTPAEAQAPHSDDDAPF
- a CDS encoding Spy/CpxP family protein refolding chaperone, producing the protein MQTAIRTILLTGLLASAGIGSAFAQTSPAPATQTAPSAGPRGEHRGGPEGRFDPAQREARMQKHFAELKTKLRITPQQEGAWTAFTTAMRPPEGGMRGMKGEREEFAKLTTPQRIDRMREMRAVRQAEADKRGDAIKTFYASLNPAQQQTFDALPPPHFGGHRFGPGGHEGHGPRGPRGPMGQGEATPPPPAR
- a CDS encoding acyloxyacyl hydrolase; the encoded protein is MIHFSLLSIASALALAAVAPLAHADASASNGIYLQYGKAGSDSNTNAYTLGVTKPMDWFGSRTLWGTQATGFWDLYGTYHVSDRNNGGEYKTWLAGLTPTFRLRFDEGRSNWFVDGGVGVSYTDVLYRSNAGKEFSTRFNFGSHVALGYTFGAQREQEISVSFLHYSNASIKKPNPGENYVQLRYAHSF
- a CDS encoding endonuclease/exonuclease/phosphatase family protein, yielding MAAEQEPFTFKVLTVNIHKGFTTFNRRFMLHELRDAVRSVSADVVFLQEVLGTHAKHSDRHANFPQNPHYEFLADEIWHQFAYGRNAVYDNGHHGNALLSKFPIVHYQNHDVSIAGPERRGVLHCVLRIPGRETDVHAICVHLGLAENHRRQQLMRINDLVNNDIPKGAPVVLAGDFNDWRGRAHEILDKGCGLHEVFIQANGEAARTFPAKMPVLRLDRIYVRNADAHAPIVLPKKPWSTLSDHAPLAAELTI
- the clsB gene encoding cardiolipin synthase ClsB produces the protein MNAEEVSADAGKGGRRLRWIAGNDIQLLENGEEFFPRVFECIANAQREVVLETFILFEDKVGKALHAALLKAARRGVKVDVMVDGFGSPDLSREFLESLTSAGVRFRVYDPGQRILGKRVGWLRRMHRKIVVVDGERAFVGGINYSADHLADFGPEAKQDYAVEITGPLVGHIHRFALHAIAIGGQGRRWFRRRIKAVHSEAIAATGPADAFFVTRDNHRHTNDIERQYRAAIRAARQRVVIANAYFFPGYRLIQEMRRAARRGVQVDLILQGQPDMPIVKIAASMLYHHLLHAGVRIHEYCDRPLHGKVAVMDDSWATVGSSNLDPLSLSLNLESNVVIRDKAFNHHLYERLAHLMQHSCKRVERENLAAEWSAWRLVRSFFVFHFLRWYPIAATWLPNPRKRAMPVQLPTTGETAAPVPTRTDAA
- a CDS encoding lysylphosphatidylglycerol synthase domain-containing protein, which codes for MPPETTRAFAWSDPRSWQQQPWWPWTKRIVSLAFFLLVAWLIVSRARTIEWGSVWSSLKAIPVGVLGLAGLLTVLTYAVYCSFDLIGRYCSRHKLSHRLVLFITFISYAFNLNLGTIVGGVAFRYRLYGHYGLHGGQITHVTALSMVTNWIGYCALAGLVFLLWPLPMPPQWDLGSGDVRWLGAVALAIAVAYVAAAAWRGGRDGRDLVIRGRRISLPGWRIAMLQVVLSSIHWMLMASIIFVLLQGKAAYPTVLATLLVAAIAGVIAHIPAGLGVTEAVFVALMGHQVDHGPLLAALLGYRGIYYIAPLAIAAVAQLVVELQRRRDAQAEDDTEAAPPQSPAPHTS